The following are encoded in a window of Paramormyrops kingsleyae isolate MSU_618 chromosome 12, PKINGS_0.4, whole genome shotgun sequence genomic DNA:
- the LOC111842613 gene encoding serine protease HTRA3-like isoform X2 produces the protein MPARRSLGSSEPDSPRYKFNFIADVVEKIAPAVVHIELFLRHPLFDRSVPLSSGSGFIMSDTGLIVTNAHVVTSAAPVSGQQQLRVQTQDGEVHEANIKDIDKKLDIATIKVTPQKKLPVLLLGQSADLRPGEFVVAIGSPFALQNTVTTGIVSTAQRDGKELGLRDSDMDYIQTDAIINYGNSGGPLVNLDGEVIGINTLKVAAGISFAIPSDRITRFLNESLNKHGKEVRSVKKRFIGIRMLTITQALVEELKQQNTDFPDISSGIYVHEVVPNSPAQKGGIKDGDIIVKLNGRMLESTVDLQEALMEDTALLLEVRRGNDDLLFHIEPDVIMQ, from the exons ATGCCAGCCCGCCGCAG TTTAGGTTCCTCAGAGCCCGATAGTCCGAGGTATAAGTTTAACTTCATTGCGGACGTTGTGGAAAAGAtcgcccctgctgtggtccacATCGAGCTCTTCCTCAG ACACCCTCTTTTCGATCGCAGCGTGCCTCTGTCCAGCGGGTCGGGCTTCATCATGTCAGATACTGGCCTCATCGTCACCAACGCCCACGTGGTGACCAGCGCGGCGCCCGTGTccggccagcagcagctccGCGTGCAGACCCAGGATGGCGAGGTGCACGAGGCCAACATCAAGGACATCGACAAGAAATTGGACATTGCCACCATCAAGGTGACCCCTCAG AAAAAGTTGCCTGTTCTCCTGCTGGGCCAGTCGGCGGACCTGCGCCCCGGGGAGTTCGTGGTGGCCATCGGAAGCCCCTTCGCCCTGCAGAACACCGTCACCACCGGCATCGTCAGCACCGCACAGCGGGACGGCAAGGAGCTGGGCCTCCGCGACTCGGACATGGACTACATACAGACGGACGCCATTATCAAT TATGGGAATTCAGGAGGCCCTCTTGTAAATTTG GATGGGGAAGTGATCGGGATCAACACCTTGAAGGTCGCGGCGGGAATCTCGTTTGCCATTCCCTCAGATAGAATCACTCGTTTTCTTAATGAGTCTCTCAACAAACACGGCAAAG aggtGAGATCGGTCAAGAAACGTTTTATTGGGATTCGGATGCTTACTATCACCCAAGC ATTAGTGGAGGAGCTGAAACAGCAGAACACAGACTTCCCCGACATCAGCAGTGGCATCTACGTGCATGAAGTCGTGCCCAACTCCCCGGCTCAGAA GGGCGGCATCAAAGACGGCGACATCATCGTGAAGCTGAACGGCCGCATGCTGGAGAGCACCGTCGACTTGCAGGAAGCGCTGATGGAGGACACAGCCCTGCTGCTGGAGGTTCGCCGTGGCAACGACGACCTGCTGTTCCACATCGAGCCCGACGTCATAATGCAgtga
- the LOC111842613 gene encoding serine protease HTRA3-like isoform X1, whose protein sequence is MHAFLFVAIVFHLHRLIGAEPRAKCQARCDVSLCPSPICPSGYVPDRCNCCLVCAQGEGAPCGLKDDLPCGDGLECKHPAGRRLSKGVCQCKQSQAVCGSDGETYANVCQLKAANRRAQQLGQPAPSQAHQGQCQPAAGSSEPDSPRYKFNFIADVVEKIAPAVVHIELFLRHPLFDRSVPLSSGSGFIMSDTGLIVTNAHVVTSAAPVSGQQQLRVQTQDGEVHEANIKDIDKKLDIATIKVTPQKKLPVLLLGQSADLRPGEFVVAIGSPFALQNTVTTGIVSTAQRDGKELGLRDSDMDYIQTDAIINYGNSGGPLVNLDGEVIGINTLKVAAGISFAIPSDRITRFLNESLNKHGKEVRSVKKRFIGIRMLTITQALVEELKQQNTDFPDISSGIYVHEVVPNSPAQKGGIKDGDIIVKLNGRMLESTVDLQEALMEDTALLLEVRRGNDDLLFHIEPDVIMQ, encoded by the exons ATGCATGCGTTTTTGTTTGTCGCGATCGTGTTTCACCTCCATCGGCTGATCGGTGCGGAGCCCCGGGCCAAGTGCCAGGCTCGCTGCGATGTCAGCCTGTGTCCGAGCCCCATCTGCCCCAGCGGTTACGTGCCCGACCGCTGCAACTGCTGCCTGGTGTGCGCCCAGGGCGAGGGGGCGCCCTGTGGCCTTAAGGACGACCTGCCGTGCGGAGACGGGCTGGAATGCAAGCATCCCGCCGGGAGACGGCTCTCCAAGGGCGTGTGCCAGTGCAAGCAGAGCCAGGCGGTGTGCGGCAGCGACGGCGAGACGTACGCTAACGTCTGCCAGCTGAAGGCCGCTAACCGCAGGGCTCAGCAGCTGGGACAGCCCGCCCCCAGCCAAGCTCATCAGGGACAATGCCAGCCCGCCGCAG GTTCCTCAGAGCCCGATAGTCCGAGGTATAAGTTTAACTTCATTGCGGACGTTGTGGAAAAGAtcgcccctgctgtggtccacATCGAGCTCTTCCTCAG ACACCCTCTTTTCGATCGCAGCGTGCCTCTGTCCAGCGGGTCGGGCTTCATCATGTCAGATACTGGCCTCATCGTCACCAACGCCCACGTGGTGACCAGCGCGGCGCCCGTGTccggccagcagcagctccGCGTGCAGACCCAGGATGGCGAGGTGCACGAGGCCAACATCAAGGACATCGACAAGAAATTGGACATTGCCACCATCAAGGTGACCCCTCAG AAAAAGTTGCCTGTTCTCCTGCTGGGCCAGTCGGCGGACCTGCGCCCCGGGGAGTTCGTGGTGGCCATCGGAAGCCCCTTCGCCCTGCAGAACACCGTCACCACCGGCATCGTCAGCACCGCACAGCGGGACGGCAAGGAGCTGGGCCTCCGCGACTCGGACATGGACTACATACAGACGGACGCCATTATCAAT TATGGGAATTCAGGAGGCCCTCTTGTAAATTTG GATGGGGAAGTGATCGGGATCAACACCTTGAAGGTCGCGGCGGGAATCTCGTTTGCCATTCCCTCAGATAGAATCACTCGTTTTCTTAATGAGTCTCTCAACAAACACGGCAAAG aggtGAGATCGGTCAAGAAACGTTTTATTGGGATTCGGATGCTTACTATCACCCAAGC ATTAGTGGAGGAGCTGAAACAGCAGAACACAGACTTCCCCGACATCAGCAGTGGCATCTACGTGCATGAAGTCGTGCCCAACTCCCCGGCTCAGAA GGGCGGCATCAAAGACGGCGACATCATCGTGAAGCTGAACGGCCGCATGCTGGAGAGCACCGTCGACTTGCAGGAAGCGCTGATGGAGGACACAGCCCTGCTGCTGGAGGTTCGCCGTGGCAACGACGACCTGCTGTTCCACATCGAGCCCGACGTCATAATGCAgtga
- the LOC111842612 gene encoding SH3 domain and tetratricopeptide repeat-containing protein 1 — MTSSKIRDSVQVGNGLQADFQDLRNTKDPQTEERDEVSLINGNGSDYRERDYDSQRGAAASKGSLVIPEISYPSALSIRLSAVRGFDRQPDEELQEVLRAKLCDLEADSGGIRTLFSELSAQLLSINSEEDTIFITFKSFEELWRFHTHYTMGFLGHCMENLLLDQDFWLSSLEQENAGIEAVVQEEMLNLLYKGILIQEGSFFGRCTANQMFDSSTSGRDLYLEQGDIGIFEPPFMGSDWTVQSLVDGSRGTKCRPAVEPIIPFHQWFLKSCCEHILVGRGKLTCDFPCQFATGSCVATRQSDASSPDELSFERGDVIHVVGLLVSCLQWFLGRHEGTGSLGLVRSSFVKPASSLRESPEIFLEDEDGLLNGVTLERVKAEALTQLRESCRNDIGAIYRLDLIEVSDFLKGSPRNPSSKEDIVLEREELRTKVDRILKELSTLEADTAPAEEVETSLEGNDEGDQEAGGEGGSVCFTVSVTEDGHDPEGVQPLLAFLNVREYQPQFAGLYHFSLKFVCSLFRGHSDEEELVAYLGAARETARKRRLFWAQSRLCFLLGKLCARRVKLSQARVYFEEALGITREDFADWHLLTAIHANLAVVYLTQKNTEKYVDSSERVAALRMGVGGHVCSTGREPEVLRYALKKAVLAGSKAAEARVCFLLAKLHCTLGESWSAVPFVERLQVLMEELPGAGQLPPSHGYLALGRLYSESGLPHLATSSLRRASLHPSASLETHLSAISFVLEKQGERIPPQAAPYLRRALALTENTAERSLRQAASMCLSYLLQGQRLLDDALRCMGTLLDSGLSKTPVDATDALLFLAWLHIRNRQPLHALHVLEGLLDIQQIQGLVQNMRAIALRHTGDAKRAAASYRSALDACEEIGSLRNSAVALANRGLLYWHVGAETLGEASLLRAVETFSQLKDEGHEEDFFCVLLELGRFYVSRGQLELEKGKLYYEWALLTAINSGNLHCQLQACRCLCHFYHTLCPDAAQSIIYNERQLVLLRRMGHRSHEGDILETISELYMGLGTDRAYRAALEHTKCSLGLFIDLHRKEKEAFAWLKAGKIYHILGQDELVDLYLQVAQDSGLSTGNTAFLLGLLEVAGDLFFNSSRDRDKALSFYRDRALPIAIRTGDTPSQLRLCNKLTELLMHMQLHRDAVEFAQASLDLSITLGEHLNERVAFHRLGTLYHQLGQLELAEHYYLKALSLCPSPLQFEEETLYYVRVYLTLGDIIFYDLKDPYDAAGYYHLALAAAMDLGNKRAQLKLCTRLATIYHNFLVDRELSLFFYQRARGFATELNVRRINLSPEQHFCSTSRYKTGAT, encoded by the exons GAACTTTCTGCCCAGTTGTTGTCCATCAACAGTGAAGAGGACACCATATTTATAACCTTCAAATCCTTTGAAGAGCTATGGAGATTCCACACACATTACACGATGG GCTTCCTTGGCCACTGTATGGAAAACCTACTTCTTGACCAAGATTTCTGGCTGAGCTCCTTGGAGCAGGAAAATGCTGGAATAGAGGCTGTAGTCCAAGAAGAAATGCTAAATCTTTTGTACAAAGGGATTCTTATACAGGAAG GGTCATTTTTTGGACGCTGTACTGCCAACCAGATGTTTGACAGCTCCACATCAGGCAGGGACCTGTACCTGGAGCAGGGTGACATTGGCATCTTCGAGCCACCTTTCATGGGCTCTGACTGGACTGTACAGTCCCTAGTAGACGGATCCAGGGGCACCAAGTGCAGACCAGCTGTGGAACCCATCATCCCGTTTCACCA ATGGTTCCTGAAATCGTGCTGTGAACACATCCTGGTCGGCCGTGGAAAATTGACCTGTGACTTCCCCTGTCAGTTTG CCACAGGCTCCTGCGTGGCCACGCGGCAATCGGATGCCAGCAGCCCAGATGAGCTGAGCTTTGAGCGTGGAGATGTAATCCATGTGGTTGGTCTGCTGGTGTCCTGCCTCCAGTGGTTCCTGGGGAGACATGAGGGGACAGGAAGCCTCGGGCTTGTGAGATCCAGCTTTGTCAAGCCCGCCAGCTCCCTCCGTGA ATCTCCGGAAATATTTTTGGAAGACGAGGACGGGCTGCTGAATGGCGTGACGCTGGAGCGCGTGAAAGCCGAAGCTTTAACGCAGCTGAGGGAGTCCTGCCGGAATGACATCGGCGCCATCTACAGGCTGG ATCTGATTGAAGTATCTGATTTTCTGAAAGGAAGTCCTCGAA ATCCATCCTCTAAAGAAGACATCGTTTTAGAACGTGAGGAACTCAGAACCAAAGTAGACAGGATTCTGAAAGAACTGAGCACACTAGAAGCTGATACTGCACCGGCCGAGGAGGTAGAGACTTCTCTGGAGGGTAATGATGAGGGAGACCAGGAAGCAGGAGGAGaaggtggctcagtgtgcttcACCGTGTCTGTCACCGAGGACGGGCATGACCCCGAAGGTGTCCAGCCACTGCTCGCCTTCCTGAACGTCAGAGAATATCAACCACAGTTTGCTGGCCTCTACCACTTCTCCCTGAAGTTTGTCTGCTCATTATTCCGGGGCCATTCAgacgaggaagagctggtggcCTATCTAGGCGCGGCCAGAGAAACGGCCCGCAAGAGGAGGCTCTTCTGGGCCCAGAGCCGGCTTTGCTTCCTCCTGGGCAAGCTCTGTGCCCGTAGGGTCAAACTCTCCCAGGCCCGTGTCTATTTCGAGGAGGCGTTGGGCATCACCAGGGAAGACTTTGCGGACTGGCACCTGTTGACCGCCATCCACGCCAACCTGGCTGTCGTCTACCTCACGCAGAAGAACACAGAGAAGTATGTCGACTCTTCGGAGCGAGTGGCCGCCCTGCGGATGGGAGTCGGCGGGCACGTCTGCAGTACCGGGAGGGAGCCGGAGGTTCTGCGCTACGCCCTGAAGAAGGCCGTGCTGGCAGGGAGCAAGGCCGCCGAGGCCAGGGTCTGCTTCCTCCTGGCTAAGCTTCACTGCACGCTTGGGGAGAGCTGGAGCGCCGTGCCCTTTGTCGAGAGGCTCCAGGTCCTGATGGAGGAACTGCCAGGGGCTGGTCAGCTTCCACCCAGCCATGGTTACCTGGCGTTGGGCAGGCTGTACTCTGAAAGCGGCCTCCCGCACCTGGCTACCAGTTCCTTGAGACGGGCCTCGCTCCACCCGTCTGCCTCTCTGGAGACCcacctgagtgccatcagctttGTTCTGGAGAAGCAGGGTGAGCGCATCCCTCCACAGGCGGCACCCTACCTGCGGAGGGCGCTGGCGCTCACGGAAAACACGGCGGAGCGATCCCTTCGCCAGGCTGCTTCCATGTGCCTGTCCTACCTGCTGCAGGGGCAGCGTCTCCTGGACGATGCCCTCCGCTGCATGGGCACCCTGTTAGACAGCGGACTGAGCAAAACCCCTGTGGATGCCACGGATGCGCTTCTGTTTCTGGCGTGGCTGCACATCCGCAACCGGCAGCCGCTGCACGCCCTGCATGTGCTGGAAGGTCTCCTGGACATCCAGCAGATTCAGGGCCTCGTCCAGAACATGCGCGCCATAGCGCTCCGTCACACGGGTGACGCCAAGCGGGCCGCCGCCAGCTACCGTTCCGCGTTGGACGCCTGCGAGGAGATTGGCTCCCTGCGGAACTCGGCCGTGGCACTGGCCAATCGCGGGCTCCTCTACTGGCACGTGGGGGCGGAGACTCTGGGCGAGGCCAGCCTGCTTCGTGCAGTGGAGACGTTCTCTCAGTTGAAGGATGAAGGCCACGAAGAGGACTTCTTCTGCGTGCTCCTGGAGCTCGGCCGCTTTTACGTGAGCCGGGGGCAGCTGGAACTGGAGAAAGGGAAGCTGTACTACGAGTGGGCACTTCTTACTGCCATCAACTCTGGCAACCTGCACT GCCAGCTCCAGGCGTGCCGCTGCCTGTGCCACTTCTACCACACGCTGTGCCCTGATGCCGCCCAGAGCATCATCTACAATGAGCGCCAGCTGGTCCTGCTGCGTCGCATGGGCCACCGGAGCCACGAGGGTGACATCCTGGAAACCATCAGCGAGCTTTACATGGGCTTGGGCACAGACAG GGCCTACCGAGCCGCCCTGGAGCACACCAAATGCAGCCTGGGCCTCTTTATCgacctgcacaggaaggagaagGAGGCTTTTGCCTGGCTGAAGGCAGGAAAGATCTACCACATCCTGGGGCAAGACGAATTGGTGGACCTCTACCTACAG GTAGCCCAGGACTCCGGTCTAAGCACAGGGAACACAGCCTTCCTTCTGGGGCTGCTGGAGGTTGCGGGGGACTTGTTCTTCAACAGCTCACGGGACAGAGACAAGGCTCTGTCTTTCTACAGG GACCGGGCCCTGCCCATTGCGATCCGGACGGGCGACACTCCATCCCAGCTGCGCCTCTGCAACAAGCTGACAGAACTGCTGATGCACATGCAGCTGCACAGGGATGCAGTGGAGTTTGCCCAGGCCTCACTGGACCTTAGCATCACCTTAG GAGAGCATCTGAATGAACGCGTGGCTTTCCATAGACTCGGTACACTGTATCATCAACTGGGCCAGTTGGAACTAGCCGAACACTACTACCTGAAAGCCCTGTCACTCTGCCCGTCACCCCTGCAGTTCGAGGAGGAGACCCTGTACTACGTCAGGGTTTACCTCACGCTTGGGGACATCATCTTCTATGACCTCAAG GACCCCTACGATGCAGCTGGGTATTACCACCTGGCCCTGGCTGCTGCCATGGACTTGGGGAACAAAAGAGCCCAGCTGAAGCTTTGCACACGCCTGGCCACCATCTACCACAACTTCCTGGTGGACCGCGAGCTCTCGCTCTTCTTCTACCAGAGGGCGCGAGGCTTCGCCACCGAACTTAACGTGCGGCGGATCAACCTGTCGCCCGAGCAGCACTTCTGCAGCACGTCGCGGTACAAGACCGGCGCCACCTAG